Proteins from a genomic interval of Acinonyx jubatus isolate Ajub_Pintada_27869175 chromosome B4, VMU_Ajub_asm_v1.0, whole genome shotgun sequence:
- the LOC106977513 gene encoding atherin-like: MLSAKHLLKCNRPKQSFSSNNAISISKTGTPYESNSFSPPARPRALRWAQPPQASPQGVPPAAAPPPLPGRSPDPAPTSPQGVAAAAGSREEALRGWREAPGDAARLGPAAARGNSKGSRPHSLCRTGARIGAAAPAPHYLLRAAAAGGRRDRSGPCSPGSEDEEAATAAAAKDNQEPAGSAPPRRAQNARAQREPGPHLQPASNRLGPLPRKGGATAGGAGWGGTITPAGPELLRRFVRRACL, encoded by the exons ATGCTTTCTGCAAAACATCTCCTAAAATGCAATCGTCCCAAACAGTCCTTCTCCAGTAACAATGCCATTTCTATATCTAAAACTGGCACCCCTTATGAAAGCAATAG CTTTTCTCCACCTGCGCGTCCTCGCGCCCTCCGTTGGGCCCAGCCGCCTCAGGCGAGTCCCCAAGGGGTCCCACCCGCcgctgccccccctccccttcccggtCGCTCGCCcgaccccgcccccacctccccgcaAGGTGTCGCCGCCGCCGCGGGCTCCCGGGAGGAGGCGCTTCGAGGCTGGCGGGAGGCTCCGGGTGACGCGGCCCGGCTTGGCCCGGCCGCCGCCCGCGGGAACAGCAAGGGGAGCAGACCCCACAGCCTGTGCCGCACCGGTGCTCGGATAGGCGCCGCAGCCCCGGCGCCCCATTACCTGCTCCGGGCAGCCGCGGCCGGCGGGAGGCGCGATCGCTCTGGCCCCTGCAGCCCCGGGTCGGAAGACGAGGAGGCAGCGACCGCAGCCGCCGCAAAGGACAATCAGGAGCCAGCGGGCTCGGCACCGCCTCGGCGGGCGCAGAACGCACGAGCCCAGCGGGAGCCCGGCCCCCACCTTCAGCCGGCGAGTAACCGACTTGGCCCCCTCCCTCGGAAGGGCGGGGCCACGGCTGGAGGGGCGGGCTGGGGCGGGACCATAACGCCCGCGGGGCCGGAGCTCCTCAGACGCTTCGTAAGACGCGCCTGCTTATAG